Proteins found in one Acipenser ruthenus chromosome 18, fAciRut3.2 maternal haplotype, whole genome shotgun sequence genomic segment:
- the LOC117422348 gene encoding transcription factor-like 5 protein isoform X1: MSEMCKIQPQTPPSENCSSNPDQATVAHSESTLTSEQGLTFSTDLNLVEMTEVEYTQLQHIIYSQMEAQVEQEEAVESRLNPGVYTTSSPSNQTVCQPPNPQHLEYPTANPVNPSVYCTSSNQPDLAADARFITANTNHGHVDFQEFKMILMSDPSLNNAVLTEKTPTNCGEAPGTNLAKARHAEDMCREHRDFPIENAKATAESRPNPAARVRLEKRFNYNPSEVSRHQEPSSAALSNFLTLLHQPSELLGVSLQSQPNKCNTMSKNKTAPTSTTVEFSHPLFGANMCNSVGSFNTTNAQNIGSLSQMLESAKHHELVIPRNFTFSYQQETEPAKKTVANQTQQVLEHVWVKLEEETSHKHTANKRTRTRGRQADTERRALTDIQNVPASQLTRAATYTRKKSILEGENSQRRERHNCMERDRRRRIRICCDELNMLVPFCTSETDKATTLQWTTAFLKYIHEIHGDSLKREFEGVFCGKTGKRMKLGRAEQFVTYGEQGNSLSNAATEQK, from the exons ATGTCCGAAATGTGTAAAATCCAGCCACAGACGCCTCCGTCCGAGAACTGTTCCTCAAATCCCGATCAAGCAACTGTTGCTCACAGCGAGTCTACCTTGACGAGCGAGCAAGGACTGACATTTAGCACAGACCTCAATCTGGTGGAGATGACTGAGGTGGAATATACTCAACTTCAGCACATTATCTATTCACAAATGGAGGCACAGGTTGAGCAGGAGGAAGCTGTTGAATCGAGGTTAAACCCCGGCGTTTATACAACAAGCAGTCCTTCAAACCAGACTGTCTGCCAGCCCCCTAACCCACAGCATTTGGAGTATCCAACAGCAAACCCTGTGAATCCCTCTGTATACTGCACTAGTAGCAACCAGCCAGACCTCGCTGCAGATGCCCGCTTTATCACTGCCAACACAAATCATGGACATGTAGACTTTCaagaatttaaaatgattttgatgAGTGATCCATCGCTCAATAACGCTGTATTAACAGAAAAGACCCCTACTAACTGTGGCGAAGCACCGGGGACCAATTTAGCTAAAGCAAGGCATGCTGAAGATATGTGTAGAGAACACAGAGATTTTCCAATTGAAAACGCCAAAGCAACCGCTGAATCGAGACCTAATCCTGCAGCCCGAGTTCGACTGGAGAAGAGATTTAATTATAACCCTTCTGAAGTTTCCAGACACCAAGAGCCATCATCGGCAGCCTTAAGCaa ttttttaacatTGCTTCATCAACCTTCGGAGCTGCTTGGGGTATCTCTTCAGTCACAGCCAAACAAATGCAACACGATGTCAAAGAACAAGACAGCTCCAACTTCTACCACTGTAGAATTTAGTCACCCACTGTTTGGTGCTAATATGTGTAATTCAGTTGGCAGCTTTAATACCACAAATGCACAG AACATCGGAAGTCTGTCTCAGATGTTGGAGTCTGCTAAACACCATGAGCTTGTGATTCCCAGAAACTTCACTTTCAGTTATCAGCAAGAAACAGAACCTGCAAAGAAAACAGTGGCGAATCAAACCCAACAAGTCCTTGAGCACGTTTGGGTTAAACTAGAAG AAGAAACTTCACATAAACATACAGCAAACAAACGCACCAGAACCAGAGGACGGCAGGCAGACACAGAGCGGAGAGCTCTCACTGATATTCAAAATGTACCAGCCAGCCAGCTTACCAGAGCGGCCACCTACACTCGGAAGAAAAGCATCCTGGAGGGAGAGAATTCACAGCGCAGAGAGAGACACAATTGCATGGAGCGAGACAGGAG ACGGAGAATTCGCATTTGCTGTGATGAACTCAATATGCTGGTTCCATTTTGCACCTCTGAGACTGACAAAGCTACAACACTGCAGTGGACAACAGCATTTCTCAAGTACATTCATGAAATACACGGAGACAGTCTTAAAAGG gagtTTGAGGGTGTTTTTTGTGGGAAGACTGGGAAGCGCATGAAGCTTGGTAGAGCTGAACAATTTGTGACTTATGGAGAACAAGGGAATTCActgagcaatgcagcaacagagcaAAAATGA
- the LOC117422348 gene encoding transcription factor-like 5 protein isoform X2: MSEMCKIQPQTPPSENCSSNPDQATVAHSESTLTSEQGLTFSTDLNLVEMTEVEYTQLQHIIYSQMEAQVEQEEAVESRLNPGVYTTSSPSNQTVCQPPNPQHLEYPTANPVNPSVYCTSSNQPDLAADARFITANTNHGHVDFQEFKMILMSDPSLNNAVLTEKTPTNCGEAPGTNLAKARHAEDMCREHRDFPIENAKATAESRPNPAARVRLEKRFNYNPSEVSRHQEPSSAALSNFLTLLHQPSELLGVSLQSQPNKCNTMSKNKTAPTSTTVEFSHPLFGANMCNSVGSFNTTNAQNIGSLSQMLESAKHHELVIPRNFTFSYQQETEPAKKTVANQTQQVLEHVWVKLEETSHKHTANKRTRTRGRQADTERRALTDIQNVPASQLTRAATYTRKKSILEGENSQRRERHNCMERDRRRRIRICCDELNMLVPFCTSETDKATTLQWTTAFLKYIHEIHGDSLKREFEGVFCGKTGKRMKLGRAEQFVTYGEQGNSLSNAATEQK; this comes from the exons ATGTCCGAAATGTGTAAAATCCAGCCACAGACGCCTCCGTCCGAGAACTGTTCCTCAAATCCCGATCAAGCAACTGTTGCTCACAGCGAGTCTACCTTGACGAGCGAGCAAGGACTGACATTTAGCACAGACCTCAATCTGGTGGAGATGACTGAGGTGGAATATACTCAACTTCAGCACATTATCTATTCACAAATGGAGGCACAGGTTGAGCAGGAGGAAGCTGTTGAATCGAGGTTAAACCCCGGCGTTTATACAACAAGCAGTCCTTCAAACCAGACTGTCTGCCAGCCCCCTAACCCACAGCATTTGGAGTATCCAACAGCAAACCCTGTGAATCCCTCTGTATACTGCACTAGTAGCAACCAGCCAGACCTCGCTGCAGATGCCCGCTTTATCACTGCCAACACAAATCATGGACATGTAGACTTTCaagaatttaaaatgattttgatgAGTGATCCATCGCTCAATAACGCTGTATTAACAGAAAAGACCCCTACTAACTGTGGCGAAGCACCGGGGACCAATTTAGCTAAAGCAAGGCATGCTGAAGATATGTGTAGAGAACACAGAGATTTTCCAATTGAAAACGCCAAAGCAACCGCTGAATCGAGACCTAATCCTGCAGCCCGAGTTCGACTGGAGAAGAGATTTAATTATAACCCTTCTGAAGTTTCCAGACACCAAGAGCCATCATCGGCAGCCTTAAGCaa ttttttaacatTGCTTCATCAACCTTCGGAGCTGCTTGGGGTATCTCTTCAGTCACAGCCAAACAAATGCAACACGATGTCAAAGAACAAGACAGCTCCAACTTCTACCACTGTAGAATTTAGTCACCCACTGTTTGGTGCTAATATGTGTAATTCAGTTGGCAGCTTTAATACCACAAATGCACAG AACATCGGAAGTCTGTCTCAGATGTTGGAGTCTGCTAAACACCATGAGCTTGTGATTCCCAGAAACTTCACTTTCAGTTATCAGCAAGAAACAGAACCTGCAAAGAAAACAGTGGCGAATCAAACCCAACAAGTCCTTGAGCACGTTTGGGTTAAACTAGAAG AAACTTCACATAAACATACAGCAAACAAACGCACCAGAACCAGAGGACGGCAGGCAGACACAGAGCGGAGAGCTCTCACTGATATTCAAAATGTACCAGCCAGCCAGCTTACCAGAGCGGCCACCTACACTCGGAAGAAAAGCATCCTGGAGGGAGAGAATTCACAGCGCAGAGAGAGACACAATTGCATGGAGCGAGACAGGAG ACGGAGAATTCGCATTTGCTGTGATGAACTCAATATGCTGGTTCCATTTTGCACCTCTGAGACTGACAAAGCTACAACACTGCAGTGGACAACAGCATTTCTCAAGTACATTCATGAAATACACGGAGACAGTCTTAAAAGG gagtTTGAGGGTGTTTTTTGTGGGAAGACTGGGAAGCGCATGAAGCTTGGTAGAGCTGAACAATTTGTGACTTATGGAGAACAAGGGAATTCActgagcaatgcagcaacagagcaAAAATGA